A single region of the Streptomyces sp. NBC_01262 genome encodes:
- a CDS encoding triphosphoribosyl-dephospho-CoA synthase, which translates to MSLANAAVQAIVEEVELPGVPGRDPDPDPGDARWAAKSLLPGFEAMADAARRIGAPTIELREELGAIGRSTEWTATRAGCGVRIHRGATWAVGLLVAAAALELPQADAHTILASAKRLGGLRDRRAPLRPSRGSAASTTYGAAGARGEARAGFPHVKRALAALRTSRHAGSDEPVARLDALLAIMSSLQDTTLLHAAGPAVLRMLKQHAAEAVEAGGAATAEGRAILATLDGELRERGLTAAGSSSLLAATFFLDGLRVPVPR; encoded by the coding sequence ATGTCGCTCGCCAACGCCGCCGTACAAGCGATCGTCGAGGAAGTCGAGTTGCCGGGTGTACCCGGCCGCGACCCCGATCCGGATCCCGGCGACGCGCGCTGGGCGGCCAAGTCCCTGCTGCCCGGCTTCGAGGCGATGGCCGACGCCGCCCGCCGCATCGGCGCGCCCACCATAGAGCTGCGCGAGGAGCTCGGCGCGATCGGCCGCAGCACCGAGTGGACGGCGACCCGCGCCGGCTGCGGCGTACGCATCCACCGCGGCGCCACGTGGGCCGTAGGCCTCCTCGTGGCCGCCGCCGCGCTGGAACTCCCACAGGCGGACGCCCACACGATCCTTGCCTCCGCCAAGCGCCTGGGAGGCCTACGGGACCGCCGCGCCCCGCTGCGCCCCTCGCGCGGCTCGGCCGCCTCCACCACCTACGGCGCGGCCGGCGCGCGCGGCGAGGCGCGGGCCGGCTTCCCCCATGTGAAGCGGGCGCTCGCCGCGCTGCGCACGTCGCGCCATGCCGGGTCCGATGAGCCGGTGGCCAGGCTGGACGCGTTACTGGCGATCATGTCCTCGCTCCAGGACACGACCCTGCTGCACGCCGCCGGACCGGCCGTGCTCCGGATGCTCAAGCAGCACGCCGCCGAGGCCGTCGAGGCCGGCGGCGCCGCCACGGCCGAAGGGCGGGCCATCCTGGCCACCCTGGACGGCGAACTGCGCGAGCGCGGCCTCACCGCCGCCGGCAGCTCGTCACTGCTCGCGGCGACCTTCTTCCTGGACGGCCTGCGCGTGCCGGTTCCGCGCTGA
- a CDS encoding flavin reductase family protein — MARLAAGVVLVSAHDPEDGPRGEDVGMTATAFMSVSLEPPLVLVSLREGSRMDELLERQDRWAVSVLSESQRHIAGRFAMRGRISDRLLFEDVAYYRGELSGAPILGGALAVLECETEQRVPAGDHTLVIGRVLSARTPSAEGGPLAYFQGRYRFLA; from the coding sequence ATGGCCCGCCTCGCGGCAGGCGTCGTCCTGGTGAGCGCCCACGACCCGGAGGACGGCCCGCGCGGCGAGGACGTCGGCATGACGGCCACCGCCTTCATGTCCGTGTCCCTCGAACCGCCCCTGGTGCTGGTCAGCCTGCGCGAGGGCTCGCGCATGGACGAGCTGCTGGAGCGGCAGGACCGGTGGGCGGTCTCCGTGCTGAGCGAGAGCCAGCGGCACATCGCCGGGCGCTTCGCCATGCGCGGCCGGATCAGCGACCGGCTGCTCTTCGAGGACGTCGCCTACTACCGGGGCGAGCTGTCCGGGGCCCCGATACTCGGCGGGGCGCTCGCGGTCCTGGAGTGCGAGACCGAACAGCGGGTGCCGGCCGGGGACCACACCCTGGTCATCGGCCGCGTACTGAGCGCCCGGACACCCAGCGCCGAGGGCGGCCCGCTGGCCTACTTCCAGGGGCGATACCGGTTCCTGGCCTGA
- a CDS encoding L-aspartate oxidase — MNGTVPAIPSATSTGITLHAPAPGWTHEADVVVVGSGVAGLTVALRCAAAGERVTVVTKARLDDGSTRWAQGGIAAALGDGDTPAQHEDDTLVAGAGMCDHEAVRILVTEGPDAVRRLIATGAQFDTAPESGEILLTREGGHHRRRIAHAGGDATGAEISRALIEAVRAAGIEFIENALVLDLLTDAAGRTAGVTLHVMGEGQRDGVGAVRAKAVVLATGGMGQVFSATTNPAVSTGDGVALALRAGAEVSDLEFVQFHPTVLFLGRDAEGQQPLVSEAVRGEGAYLVDADGVRFMQGQHELAELAPRDIVAKGITRRMREQGTEHMYLDARHFGADMWEHRFPTILAACRANGIDPVTEPIPVAPAAHYASGGVRTDLRGRTTVPGLYACGEVACTGVHGANRLASNSLLEGLVFAERIAADITADPQSPGEPVIPDPSTFPLLSYETRFEIQRVMTRGAGVLRSADSLRQAATALEGLYDKAVDELERDGKTAEPCVETWEASNLLLVARVLVAAASRREETRGCHWREDRPDRDDEAWRRHLVVRLTPGRTLAVSTTDTADFPLTRPETEQHS, encoded by the coding sequence GTGAACGGCACCGTGCCCGCCATACCGTCGGCCACCTCGACCGGTATCACCCTGCACGCCCCCGCGCCCGGCTGGACGCACGAGGCCGATGTCGTGGTCGTCGGCTCGGGCGTGGCCGGCCTCACCGTGGCCCTGCGCTGCGCGGCGGCGGGTGAACGCGTCACGGTGGTCACCAAGGCCCGCCTCGACGACGGCTCGACCCGCTGGGCGCAGGGCGGCATAGCCGCCGCGCTCGGCGACGGGGACACCCCAGCCCAGCACGAGGACGACACGCTGGTCGCGGGCGCCGGCATGTGCGACCACGAAGCGGTCCGGATCCTGGTCACCGAGGGCCCGGACGCCGTACGCCGCCTGATCGCGACCGGCGCGCAGTTCGACACGGCGCCGGAGAGCGGCGAGATCCTGCTGACCCGGGAGGGCGGCCACCACCGCCGCCGGATCGCGCACGCGGGCGGCGACGCGACGGGCGCGGAGATCTCACGCGCACTGATAGAGGCGGTGCGGGCCGCCGGCATCGAGTTCATCGAGAACGCGCTCGTCCTGGACCTGCTCACCGACGCCGCCGGCCGCACGGCCGGCGTCACCCTGCACGTCATGGGCGAGGGCCAGCGCGACGGAGTGGGCGCGGTCCGCGCGAAGGCCGTCGTCCTGGCGACCGGCGGCATGGGCCAGGTCTTCAGCGCCACCACCAACCCCGCGGTGTCCACCGGCGACGGGGTCGCCCTCGCCCTACGCGCCGGGGCGGAGGTCTCGGACCTCGAATTCGTCCAGTTCCACCCCACCGTGCTGTTCCTCGGCCGGGACGCCGAAGGGCAGCAGCCGCTGGTCTCCGAGGCGGTGCGCGGCGAGGGCGCGTACCTCGTCGACGCGGACGGCGTGCGGTTCATGCAGGGGCAGCACGAGCTGGCCGAGCTGGCCCCGCGCGACATCGTCGCCAAGGGCATCACGCGCCGCATGCGCGAGCAGGGCACCGAGCACATGTATCTCGACGCCCGCCACTTCGGCGCCGACATGTGGGAGCACCGCTTCCCGACCATCCTCGCCGCCTGCCGCGCGAACGGCATCGACCCGGTGACCGAGCCCATCCCCGTCGCGCCCGCCGCGCACTACGCCTCCGGCGGCGTGCGCACCGACCTGCGGGGCCGCACCACCGTGCCGGGCCTGTACGCCTGCGGGGAGGTCGCCTGCACCGGGGTGCACGGCGCGAACCGCCTCGCCTCCAACTCGCTCCTGGAAGGCCTGGTCTTCGCGGAGCGCATCGCGGCCGACATCACCGCCGACCCCCAGTCCCCGGGCGAGCCGGTCATCCCGGACCCGAGCACCTTCCCGCTGCTGTCCTACGAGACGCGCTTCGAGATCCAGCGCGTCATGACCCGGGGCGCGGGCGTCCTGCGCAGCGCGGACAGCCTGCGGCAGGCGGCCACCGCCCTGGAGGGGCTGTACGACAAGGCCGTGGACGAGCTGGAGCGCGACGGCAAGACCGCCGAGCCCTGCGTGGAGACCTGGGAGGCGTCCAACCTCCTGCTCGTCGCCCGGGTGCTGGTCGCCGCCGCGAGCCGCCGCGAGGAGACCCGCGGCTGCCACTGGCGCGAGGACCGCCCGGACCGCGACGACGAGGCCTGGCGCCGCCACCTGGTCGTACGCCTGACCCCCGGGCGCACGTTGGCCGTGAGCACCACCGATACGGCAGACTTCCCGCTCACCCGCCCCGAAACGGAGCAGCACTCATGA
- a CDS encoding TerD family protein has translation MAVSLSKGGNVSLTKEAPGLTAVTVGLGWDVRTTTGTDFDLDASAIALNQTGKVYSDGHFVFFNNKTSPDQTIVHTGDNRTGEGAGDDEAINVNLAGLPADIDKIVFPVSIYDGETRSQNFGQVRNAYIRIINQAGGAEIARYDLSEDAATETAMVFGELYRNGAEWKFRAVGQGYASGLVGIATDFGVNL, from the coding sequence ATGGCTGTAAGCCTGTCCAAGGGCGGCAACGTCTCGCTCACCAAGGAAGCACCGGGCCTGACGGCCGTCACGGTCGGCCTCGGCTGGGACGTCCGCACCACCACGGGCACCGACTTCGACCTGGATGCGAGTGCGATCGCGCTCAACCAGACCGGCAAGGTCTACTCGGACGGCCACTTCGTCTTCTTCAACAACAAGACCTCCCCGGACCAGACCATCGTCCACACCGGCGACAACCGCACCGGTGAGGGCGCGGGCGACGACGAGGCGATCAACGTCAACCTGGCCGGCCTCCCCGCCGACATCGACAAGATCGTCTTCCCGGTCTCCATCTACGACGGCGAGACCCGCAGCCAGAACTTCGGCCAGGTGCGCAACGCGTACATCCGCATCATCAACCAGGCCGGCGGCGCCGAGATCGCCCGCTACGACCTCAGCGAGGACGCCGCCACCGAGACCGCCATGGTCTTCGGCGAGCTCTACCGCAACGGCGCGGAGTGGAAGTTCCGCGCGGTCGGCCAGGGCTACGCGTCCGGCCTGGTCGGCATCGCGACCGACTTCGGCGTGAACCTCTGA
- the panC gene encoding pantoate--beta-alanine ligase, with the protein MTGLVRTAAELRKHADTRPGEAAVVMTMGALHEGHAALVRAARERVGSGCVVVTVFVNPLQFGPNEDLDRYPRTIEADMELAERAGADLVFAPSVDEVYPGGEPQVRVTAGPMGERYEGASRPGHFDGMLTVVAKLLHLTRPDVAFYGQKDAQQLALIRRMAADLNFPVEIVGVPTVREGDGVALSSRNRYLSDVERVSARELSRALFTAAQAVPRGPEAVLRAARAILGHAAQMEPPVALDYAALIDPRDFTDAAPDHTGPAVLAVAAKVGTTRLIDNIPLEFGGAA; encoded by the coding sequence ATGACCGGCCTGGTCCGCACCGCGGCCGAACTGCGCAAGCACGCCGACACCCGGCCCGGCGAGGCCGCGGTCGTGATGACGATGGGGGCGCTGCACGAGGGCCACGCAGCTCTGGTGCGCGCCGCGCGCGAGCGCGTCGGCAGCGGCTGCGTCGTCGTCACGGTCTTCGTCAACCCGCTCCAGTTCGGTCCCAACGAAGACCTCGACCGCTACCCCCGGACCATCGAGGCCGACATGGAACTCGCCGAGCGGGCAGGCGCGGACCTCGTCTTCGCCCCTTCCGTGGACGAGGTCTACCCGGGCGGCGAGCCCCAGGTCCGCGTCACCGCCGGCCCGATGGGCGAGCGGTACGAGGGCGCGTCCCGCCCCGGCCACTTCGACGGGATGCTCACCGTCGTCGCCAAGCTGCTGCACCTCACCCGGCCCGACGTCGCCTTCTACGGCCAGAAGGACGCCCAGCAGCTCGCCCTGATCCGCCGCATGGCGGCCGACCTGAACTTCCCGGTCGAGATCGTGGGCGTACCCACTGTCCGCGAGGGCGACGGAGTCGCCCTGTCCAGCCGCAACCGCTACCTGTCGGACGTCGAGCGGGTGTCCGCCCGTGAGCTGTCCCGCGCGCTGTTCACAGCGGCGCAGGCCGTCCCGCGCGGCCCCGAGGCCGTCCTGCGCGCCGCGCGCGCGATCCTGGGCCACGCCGCGCAAATGGAGCCCCCGGTTGCCCTCGACTACGCCGCCCTCATCGACCCCCGCGACTTCACCGACGCCGCGCCGGACCACACCGGCCCGGCCGTCCTCGCAGTAGCGGCCAAGGTCGGCACGACGCGCCTTATCGACAACATCCCCCTGGAGTTCGGAGGCGCCGCGTGA
- a CDS encoding sensor histidine kinase, protein MQRLYDFIRRHPTGVDSFWAVMLLGLSALWITSEELNSPGAPVGVAIAAAFALTLVVALRRRAPDRMLLLAIVTGLVQIAADVPINPGDFAMLVIVYTVAAQGSGWASRLALIVGLCASPIATLRWPSEGEGHWGNLVAMVFLTIPFALAWVIGDSLRTRRAYYAQLEERAARLQREREAQSKAAVAAERARIARELHDVVAHNVSVMVVQADGAAYVLDASPEQAKQALETISSTGRQALAEMRRLLGLLRSNDDAGGEYVPQPGVDQLADLIEQVRGAGLPVRFDVAGDARPLPSGVELTAYRIVQEALTNTRKHGGPEASATVRLSFGDSELGLLIEDDGRGAQHELFEDGGEDGLGQGLIGMRERVGMVSGTLDAGPRPGGGFRISAVLPVKTTR, encoded by the coding sequence GTGCAGCGTCTCTACGATTTTATCCGCAGGCATCCGACCGGCGTCGACAGCTTCTGGGCCGTCATGCTGCTCGGGCTCTCCGCCCTGTGGATCACGTCGGAGGAGCTGAATTCGCCCGGCGCCCCGGTCGGCGTGGCCATCGCGGCCGCCTTCGCGCTGACCCTGGTCGTCGCGCTGCGCCGCCGGGCGCCCGACCGGATGCTGCTGCTCGCGATCGTGACGGGCCTGGTCCAGATAGCCGCCGACGTCCCGATCAACCCCGGCGACTTCGCGATGCTCGTGATCGTCTACACCGTCGCCGCGCAGGGATCCGGCTGGGCCTCCCGGCTGGCGCTCATCGTCGGGCTGTGCGCCTCCCCGATCGCGACCCTGCGCTGGCCGAGCGAGGGCGAGGGGCACTGGGGCAATCTCGTCGCCATGGTCTTCCTGACCATCCCGTTCGCACTCGCCTGGGTGATCGGGGACAGCCTGCGCACGCGGCGGGCGTACTACGCCCAGCTCGAGGAGCGCGCCGCCCGCCTCCAGCGCGAGCGCGAGGCGCAGTCCAAGGCGGCGGTCGCGGCCGAGCGGGCCCGGATCGCCCGTGAACTGCACGATGTCGTCGCGCACAACGTGTCGGTGATGGTGGTGCAGGCGGACGGCGCCGCGTACGTCCTGGACGCCTCCCCCGAGCAGGCCAAGCAGGCCCTGGAGACCATCTCCTCGACCGGACGGCAGGCGCTCGCCGAGATGCGCAGGCTGCTGGGCCTGCTGCGCAGCAACGACGACGCGGGCGGGGAGTACGTCCCCCAGCCCGGCGTCGACCAGCTCGCCGACCTCATAGAGCAGGTCCGGGGAGCCGGGCTGCCCGTGCGGTTCGACGTGGCGGGCGATGCGCGCCCGCTGCCCAGCGGGGTGGAGCTCACCGCGTACCGGATCGTTCAGGAAGCCCTGACCAACACGCGCAAGCACGGCGGCCCGGAGGCGAGCGCCACCGTACGGCTCTCCTTCGGCGACAGCGAGCTGGGGCTGCTGATCGAGGACGACGGGCGCGGCGCGCAGCACGAACTGTTCGAGGACGGCGGGGAGGACGGCCTCGGCCAGGGGCTGATCGGCATGCGCGAGCGCGTCGGCATGGTCAGCGGAACACTGGACGCCGGGCCACGGCCGGGCGGGGGCTTCCGGATCAGCGCCGTACTTCCCGTCAAGACCACCCGTTAG
- a CDS encoding threonine aldolase family protein: MDNEEEFKARWLAALRDCDRVLSYGRPRSMRERLAPLTAYEGLDGPTDFYGDGVVTELERRVAELLGTQDAAFFPTGTMAQQVALRCWAGRTGNPTVALHPLAHPETHERAALSALTGLRTVHPTTKRRLPDADEIRDLDEPFGTLMLELPLREAGFILPTWDGLTATVAAARERDAVVHFDGARLWECPPHFGHSLPEIAALADSVYVSFYKSLEGISGAALCGPADFIAEAKAWRHRYGGLLFQQWPAALSALHGLDHELPRLPQYVAHAKLVAAALGDALRGSVPFHRVNPETPYTHQFQVWLAGSAETLNEAGVRQAEETKTAVFGKWYDSDLPGLALTEMTVAASALEWTAEDVASGVADFLSYVG, from the coding sequence ATGGACAACGAGGAAGAGTTCAAGGCGCGCTGGCTGGCCGCCCTGCGCGACTGCGACCGCGTGCTGTCCTACGGCAGGCCCAGGTCGATGCGCGAGCGGCTCGCCCCGCTCACCGCGTACGAAGGCCTGGACGGCCCCACGGACTTCTACGGGGACGGGGTCGTCACCGAGCTGGAACGGCGGGTCGCCGAGCTGCTCGGCACGCAGGACGCCGCCTTCTTCCCCACCGGCACCATGGCCCAGCAGGTCGCCCTGCGCTGCTGGGCCGGCCGCACCGGCAACCCCACGGTCGCGCTCCACCCCCTCGCCCACCCCGAAACGCACGAGCGCGCCGCGCTCTCCGCCCTCACCGGCCTGCGCACGGTTCACCCCACCACCAAGCGGCGGCTCCCCGACGCGGACGAGATCCGCGACCTCGACGAGCCCTTCGGCACCCTGATGCTCGAACTGCCCCTGCGCGAAGCGGGTTTCATCCTGCCCACCTGGGACGGCCTGACCGCCACCGTCGCCGCCGCCCGCGAGCGCGACGCCGTCGTCCACTTCGACGGCGCCCGGCTGTGGGAGTGCCCGCCGCACTTCGGCCACTCCCTGCCCGAGATCGCCGCCCTCGCCGACAGCGTCTACGTCTCCTTCTACAAATCCCTTGAAGGCATCTCCGGCGCGGCTCTCTGCGGCCCCGCCGACTTCATCGCCGAGGCGAAAGCCTGGCGGCACCGCTACGGGGGCCTGCTCTTCCAGCAGTGGCCCGCCGCGCTCTCCGCCCTCCACGGGCTCGACCACGAACTGCCCCGCCTCCCGCAGTACGTCGCCCACGCCAAGCTCGTCGCAGCCGCCCTGGGGGACGCGCTACGAGGGTCCGTGCCCTTCCACCGGGTGAACCCCGAGACCCCGTACACCCACCAGTTCCAGGTCTGGCTTGCCGGGTCGGCGGAGACGCTGAACGAGGCCGGTGTCCGGCAGGCCGAGGAGACGAAGACGGCCGTCTTCGGGAAGTGGTACGACTCGGACCTGCCGGGGCTCGCGCTCACGGAGATGACGGTCGCGGCATCCGCGCTGGAGTGGACAGCGGAGGATGTGGCGAGCGGGGTGGCCGACTTCCTGTCGTACGTGGGCTGA
- the arfB gene encoding alternative ribosome rescue aminoacyl-tRNA hydrolase ArfB — translation MSGPLLIRGSVSVPEAELLWRFSRSSGPGGQHVNTTDSQVELRFDLANTDCLPPVWKERALAALASRLVGGFVSVRASEHRSQWRNRETASARLASLLAEATAPPPKARRTTRIPRGINERRLQHKKRRADTKRGRSGKDWA, via the coding sequence ATGTCCGGGCCCCTTCTCATCCGCGGTTCGGTCTCCGTCCCGGAGGCCGAGCTCCTGTGGCGTTTCTCGCGGTCCTCAGGGCCCGGCGGCCAGCACGTCAACACCACCGACAGCCAGGTCGAGCTCCGCTTCGACCTCGCGAACACCGATTGCCTCCCACCGGTGTGGAAGGAGCGCGCTCTCGCCGCGCTCGCCTCCCGCCTCGTCGGCGGCTTCGTCTCCGTACGCGCCTCCGAGCACCGCTCCCAGTGGCGCAACCGCGAGACCGCGTCCGCCCGCCTCGCGTCCCTGCTGGCGGAGGCCACCGCGCCGCCGCCGAAGGCGCGCCGCACGACCCGTATCCCCCGGGGCATCAACGAGCGCCGCCTGCAGCACAAGAAGCGCCGCGCCGACACCAAGCGCGGCCGATCCGGCAAGGACTGGGCATGA
- a CDS encoding Rossmann-like and DUF2520 domain-containing protein yields MNASHTPSDAEARPARLTVGVVGTGRVGPALAAALALAGHHPVAASGVSDTSRRRAANLLPDVPLVEPAQVLAKAELVLLTVPDDALPGLVSGLAETGAVRPGQLLVHTSGRYGVGVLEPAMRAGALPLALHPAMTFTGTSVDVQRLAGCSFGVTAPYELRMAAEALVIEMGGEPEWIEESARPLYHAGLAIGSNHLVTLVAQSIELLRASGVSEPGRMLGPLLGAALDNALRSGDAALTGPVARGDAGTVAAHLVELRKHSPQAVASYLAMARATADRALANGMLKPELAVALLDVLRDEGER; encoded by the coding sequence GTGAACGCATCGCACACACCCTCTGACGCCGAGGCGCGCCCCGCCCGCCTCACCGTCGGCGTCGTCGGCACGGGCCGGGTCGGCCCCGCGCTGGCCGCTGCCCTCGCCCTGGCCGGGCACCACCCCGTCGCCGCCTCCGGCGTCTCCGACACCTCCCGCCGCCGGGCCGCCAACCTCCTGCCCGACGTCCCCCTCGTCGAGCCCGCCCAGGTGCTGGCCAAGGCCGAGCTGGTGCTCCTCACGGTGCCCGACGACGCCCTCCCCGGGCTGGTCTCCGGCCTCGCCGAGACCGGCGCCGTACGCCCCGGGCAGCTGCTCGTGCACACCTCCGGGCGGTACGGCGTCGGCGTCCTGGAACCCGCCATGCGCGCAGGCGCGCTTCCGCTCGCGCTGCACCCCGCCATGACCTTCACCGGCACCTCGGTCGACGTCCAGCGGCTCGCCGGCTGCTCCTTCGGCGTCACAGCCCCCTACGAGCTGCGCATGGCCGCCGAAGCCCTCGTCATCGAGATGGGCGGCGAGCCCGAATGGATCGAGGAGTCCGCCCGCCCGCTCTACCACGCGGGCCTGGCCATCGGCTCCAACCACCTCGTCACCCTCGTCGCCCAGTCCATCGAACTCCTGCGCGCCTCCGGCGTCTCCGAGCCCGGCCGCATGCTCGGCCCCCTCCTCGGCGCCGCCCTCGACAACGCGCTGCGCTCCGGCGACGCCGCCCTGACGGGCCCGGTGGCGCGCGGCGACGCGGGCACGGTCGCGGCGCACCTGGTGGAGCTGCGCAAGCACTCGCCCCAGGCCGTCGCCTCGTACCTGGCGATGGCCCGCGCGACCGCCGACCGGGCGCTGGCCAACGGGATGCTCAAGCCGGAGCTGGCGGTGGCGCTGCTGGATGTGCTGCGCGACGAGGGGGAACGATGA
- a CDS encoding response regulator transcription factor, with product MAIRIMLVDDQALLRTGFRMVLQAQPDMEVVAEAGDGAEAVEVLRATKVDVVLMDVRMPRMDGVEATRQICGEGKDRESGPRVLILTTFDLDEYAFSALKAGASGFMLKDVPPGELLAAIRSVHSGDAVVAPSTTRRLLDRFTPMLPSSSTTPGADGIDRLTEREREVLLLVAQGLSNGEIARKLVLSEATVKTHVGRILTKLDLRDRVQAVVLAYETGLVRAGSGS from the coding sequence ATGGCGATCCGCATAATGCTCGTCGACGACCAGGCGCTGCTGCGCACCGGCTTCCGCATGGTGCTGCAGGCTCAGCCCGACATGGAGGTCGTCGCGGAGGCGGGCGACGGCGCGGAGGCCGTGGAGGTGCTGCGGGCCACCAAGGTGGACGTGGTGCTGATGGATGTGCGCATGCCGAGGATGGACGGGGTCGAGGCGACCCGGCAGATCTGCGGCGAGGGCAAGGACCGGGAGAGCGGCCCGCGCGTGCTGATCCTGACCACCTTCGACCTGGACGAGTACGCCTTCTCCGCGCTCAAGGCCGGCGCCAGTGGCTTCATGCTCAAGGACGTCCCGCCCGGCGAACTGCTCGCCGCGATCCGCTCCGTCCACAGCGGCGACGCCGTCGTCGCCCCCAGCACGACCCGCCGCCTCCTCGACCGCTTCACCCCCATGCTGCCCAGCTCCTCCACCACGCCCGGCGCGGACGGCATCGACCGGCTGACCGAGCGCGAGCGGGAAGTGCTACTGCTGGTCGCCCAGGGCCTGTCGAACGGCGAGATCGCGCGCAAGCTGGTGCTGTCCGAGGCGACCGTCAAGACCCACGTCGGCCGCATCCTCACCAAGCTCGACCTGCGGGACCGCGTGCAGGCGGTGGTCCTGGCGTACGAGACGGGGCTGGTGCGGGCGGGCAGCGGGAGCTGA